One window of Phycisphaeraceae bacterium genomic DNA carries:
- a CDS encoding YHYH protein — protein sequence MRAISAFAFFAVASGVAQLSSAQPDVKAWKQNATGSHGQSSDAFINNILSTILSDVQQVRTTSTNSYVNATGIPAYPIGPWPSNPNTPSNQNILARFPHTPTAATGTHTSTGLGAIGLWIDGVEIFNAKDARSYQNKGFWNQNAVIVEGPSFDSAGGHPAPGGAYHHHQTPIGLRIVLGDSGTKHSPILGFAFDGFPIYGPYGFANADGSGGVVRLNSSYRARSITTRTTLPNGTVLTPTNYGPNVSTTYPLGYYIEDFEYIAGLGNLDQYNGRFCVTPDYPGGTYAYFTTIDASGASAYPYIVGPQYYGVLQTDNTSHSVSVPSGAAPYCEADLNCDGQIDDADFAMFAPAYNILLCTEADMPAGCYADLNHDGSVDDADFVLFAVAYDALVCN from the coding sequence ATGCGAGCCATTTCCGCTTTCGCTTTCTTTGCTGTCGCGTCCGGGGTCGCTCAACTTTCGTCGGCGCAACCGGACGTGAAAGCCTGGAAGCAGAACGCGACCGGGAGTCACGGCCAGAGCAGCGACGCGTTCATCAACAACATCCTCAGCACGATCCTCTCCGATGTGCAGCAGGTGCGCACGACTTCGACCAATTCCTACGTCAACGCCACGGGAATCCCCGCCTATCCGATCGGTCCGTGGCCGAGCAATCCCAACACGCCTTCAAACCAGAACATCCTCGCACGCTTCCCACATACGCCGACCGCCGCGACCGGAACACACACCAGCACCGGTCTCGGCGCGATCGGGCTCTGGATCGACGGCGTCGAAATCTTCAACGCGAAAGATGCGCGCTCCTATCAGAACAAGGGCTTCTGGAATCAGAACGCGGTCATTGTCGAAGGGCCGAGTTTCGATTCGGCCGGCGGACACCCGGCTCCCGGCGGCGCCTATCACCATCACCAGACTCCGATCGGCTTGCGCATCGTTCTTGGAGACAGCGGCACGAAGCACTCTCCGATTCTCGGTTTTGCGTTCGACGGATTCCCGATCTACGGCCCGTACGGATTCGCGAACGCCGACGGAAGCGGGGGAGTCGTGCGCTTGAATTCGAGCTACCGCGCGCGCTCAATTACAACGCGCACAACCCTCCCGAACGGAACGGTCCTGACCCCCACGAATTACGGTCCGAATGTCAGCACGACCTATCCGCTGGGCTACTACATCGAAGATTTCGAATACATCGCGGGCCTCGGCAATCTCGATCAATACAACGGTCGCTTCTGCGTCACGCCCGACTATCCCGGCGGCACCTACGCCTACTTCACGACCATCGACGCGTCCGGCGCTTCCGCCTACCCCTACATCGTCGGCCCGCAGTACTACGGGGTGCTCCAAACCGACAACACCTCGCACTCGGTTTCTGTCCCTTCCGGCGCCGCGCCCTACTGCGAGGCCGATCTGAATTGCGACGGCCAGATCGACGACGCAGATTTTGCAATGTTCGCTCCGGCGTACAACATCCTGTTGTGCACCGAAGCCGACATGCCTGCCGGCTGTTACGCGGACCTGAATCACGATGGATCGGTGGACGACGCTGATTTCGTTCTCTTCGCGGTCGCGTACGATGCCCTCGTCTGCAATTGA
- a CDS encoding sigma-70 family RNA polymerase sigma factor, protein MPQRSTEDRLAEFEQLARRHAEMLAAYLRSLLVGVGSGALLDDVFQEVMMVAWRRIDDYDRTRPFDAWLRGIARNLAMEHARKNTQRMVMSDPRVLDLLDARYDGFAASLPAGGSFSEGIDRLLRCLAELPAAMREVMELAYARGMMLKQIGLALGVEEETIKKRVQRSRAAIADCLRKQEGSP, encoded by the coding sequence TTGCCGCAGCGCAGCACCGAGGATCGCCTGGCCGAATTCGAACAACTGGCCCGGCGGCATGCCGAGATGCTTGCTGCGTATCTGCGGAGCCTTCTCGTGGGTGTGGGATCGGGCGCTCTGCTCGATGATGTGTTCCAGGAGGTGATGATGGTGGCGTGGAGGCGGATCGACGATTACGACCGCACGCGACCGTTCGACGCGTGGTTGCGGGGGATCGCGCGCAATCTCGCGATGGAGCACGCCCGAAAGAACACTCAACGAATGGTGATGTCGGACCCGCGCGTGCTCGATTTGCTCGATGCGCGATACGACGGCTTCGCGGCGTCGTTGCCCGCCGGCGGATCTTTCTCTGAGGGAATCGATCGGCTGCTCCGCTGCCTGGCAGAACTGCCCGCCGCGATGCGCGAAGTGATGGAACTGGCCTATGCCCGCGGCATGATGCTCAAACAGATCGGGCTCGCGCTCGGGGTCGAAGAAGAGACGATCAAGAAGCGTGTGCAGCGCAGCCGCGCGGCGATCGCGGATTGCCTTCGCAAACAGGAGGGATCGCCATGA
- a CDS encoding PEP-CTERM sorting domain-containing protein yields the protein MRIQIFVPAALAAVVASGASAQLVFGTTSPTTTNPAAVYLDINSGTTTTLWNSAANKKVNGLAADTANGLLYANDAARLNVWSYGSVGTVPAFIGGMYRTNDNVSFTATGVDGLAFANNKLYASTSFGSTVYKRGIYQVNTTPDSGGRCVMTSVWLDPTGVGTNSGTIQFGGIDFNAADGKFWVTNGTDTTGSGGTYQRAIYTVDAFGTGDMIKIADFPTGHNQIDGLAIGGGYAWLTEQAPSSSVVNIFGFNLTTLQYDKSFTFALTDASQRASGACWAPNAYLAIPAPAAGAMLALGLFGATRRRRS from the coding sequence ATGCGTATTCAGATTTTCGTTCCCGCCGCCCTGGCGGCCGTTGTCGCTTCCGGGGCATCGGCACAACTGGTGTTCGGCACCACCTCGCCGACCACAACGAATCCCGCGGCTGTGTACCTCGACATCAACAGCGGAACGACCACGACTCTGTGGAATAGCGCAGCAAACAAAAAGGTCAACGGACTTGCCGCGGACACCGCCAACGGGCTGCTCTATGCCAATGACGCGGCTCGTCTGAATGTCTGGTCGTACGGCAGTGTTGGGACTGTTCCCGCGTTCATCGGCGGCATGTACCGAACCAACGACAACGTGAGCTTTACCGCGACCGGCGTTGACGGGCTCGCGTTCGCCAACAACAAGCTCTACGCATCGACTTCGTTCGGAAGCACCGTCTACAAGCGCGGCATCTATCAGGTGAACACCACTCCCGATTCCGGCGGGCGATGCGTCATGACTTCGGTCTGGCTCGATCCAACCGGTGTCGGCACCAACAGCGGCACGATTCAGTTCGGCGGAATCGATTTCAACGCCGCGGACGGAAAGTTCTGGGTCACCAACGGTACCGACACGACCGGTTCCGGCGGCACCTATCAGCGCGCGATTTACACCGTCGACGCCTTCGGCACCGGCGACATGATCAAGATCGCTGATTTTCCGACCGGTCACAACCAGATCGACGGCCTCGCGATCGGCGGCGGCTACGCCTGGCTGACCGAGCAGGCGCCGAGCTCGTCGGTCGTGAACATCTTCGGCTTCAATCTGACGACGCTGCAGTACGACAAGAGCTTCACGTTTGCGTTGACCGATGCTTCCCAGCGAGCAAGCGGCGCGTGCTGGGCGCCAAACGCCTACCTCGCGATTCCGGCTCCGGCTGCAGGTGCGATGCTCGCGCTCGGACTCTTCGGCGCGACTCGCCGCCGTCGATCCTGA
- a CDS encoding DUF695 domain-containing protein, with amino-acid sequence MSKHEPNARIYQRVLSGKPAIVEIEEHCIDAAKREGLNSCVLASARFADQDADGLPAPGALEQLQLLDEHVAAAADQCNAVLAAIVTSDGRRTWILYGSNSETLLRAVAAGAKAGGPMRAGIGLGAQVGIVVRSENDPGWKQFSAALPTAEEIRWNEDLAVIEQLEEYGDDHSVPRPIEHMAFLPTEEARMEFMQWVRSNGYEMIMETGRREARGWPAEFAIDSVIDIDEIFEQTCAITVEAERLGGTYDGWQTRAVEKGAGGDDAM; translated from the coding sequence ATGAGCAAACACGAGCCCAATGCTCGGATCTATCAGCGCGTTCTCAGCGGCAAACCCGCGATCGTGGAAATTGAAGAACACTGCATCGATGCCGCGAAGCGAGAGGGCCTGAACTCGTGCGTGCTGGCCTCCGCCCGATTCGCGGACCAGGACGCCGACGGCCTGCCCGCTCCGGGAGCGCTCGAGCAGTTGCAATTGCTTGATGAACACGTTGCTGCCGCGGCAGACCAGTGCAACGCGGTGCTGGCCGCGATTGTCACCTCCGACGGCCGGCGTACGTGGATCTTGTACGGGTCGAACTCCGAAACACTTCTGCGTGCGGTTGCCGCAGGAGCCAAAGCAGGCGGCCCGATGCGTGCCGGAATCGGGCTTGGCGCACAGGTCGGCATCGTGGTTCGAAGCGAGAACGACCCCGGCTGGAAGCAATTCTCGGCGGCGCTTCCCACTGCGGAGGAGATCCGCTGGAACGAAGATCTCGCGGTCATCGAACAACTCGAGGAATACGGCGACGACCATTCCGTGCCAAGGCCGATCGAGCACATGGCGTTTCTTCCGACCGAGGAAGCCAGGATGGAATTCATGCAGTGGGTGCGATCAAACGGTTACGAGATGATCATGGAAACCGGCCGACGCGAAGCCCGTGGTTGGCCCGCGGAATTCGCCATCGATTCGGTCATCGATATCGATGAAATATTCGAGCAGACGTGCGCGATCACGGTCGAGGCCGAGCGACTGGGCGGAACGTACGACGGCTGGCAAACTCGGGCGGTCGAAAAAGGTGCCGGCGGCGACGACGCCATGTGA